Part of the Halostella litorea genome is shown below.
CAGCGTGTTCCGGGCGTTGGGCGTCAGGTACTGTTCGGTCAGCTCCACGACGTAGGCGGCCAGCGGCGCGTCGCCGACGGCGGCGACGACGAGAAAGAGCACGAGCAACAGCGGCAGCAGCGAGACGAAGGCGTTGTAGGCGATGCTCCCGGCCATGAACGCGACGTTCTTCCGGCGGACCACGCGGACGACCGCCACGGCGACGGCGAGCGTGCGCCGGACGCGCTCTCGCATGGCCGCCCTACGACGGGGGGCGTAAAAAGCGCCGCAGCGTCGGCGCGGTCAGTCTGCGCTGCCGGACTGCCGCGGCGCGTCCGCGTCGGCCGCCGGCGTCGCCAGCACGGTCCGGACGTCGGGCGCGAGGCGGTTGACCACCGCGCGCCCGTCGCGCTCGCGGGCGACCAGCCCGTCCTCGTCGAGCCGCTTCAGGTGGTGGGTCACCGTGCTCGGGTCGCGGTCGAGTTCGTCGGCCAGCGTCGACACCGTCGCGGGGCCGGTCCGCGCGAGCGCCTCCAGCACGGTCGCGGCGGCGTCGTCAGCCATCGCGGCGGCGAGTTCCCGGTCGTCGGCCCCCGCCGGGAAGTACCGCCGCCGCCCCCGGTGTTTGATGCTCGTCACCAGCCCCTCCGCCTCCAGCACGCGGAGGTGGTGCCGGGCCGTCGACAGCGGCACGCCCGCGCGGTCGCACACCGCCGACAGGTGGGTGCCCGGCGCGGTGGCGATGGCGTCGTGGAGGGCGGCCCGCGCGTCGTGGTCCAGGGGCTCGGCGTCGTCGAGTCGGCTGTACAGCCCCGCCATCCCGCGGAGCGCGACCTCCTGGTACGCCCCGGGTGTCGTCGTGGCCGGCGTGGCGGCCGTCGAAAGGTGGACCACCGCGCCGTGGCCGTGCCGCGCCGCCGCGCCGACGGCGACGGCACCCGCGCCCAGCCCGGCGGGCGACGGGCCGGTCGGCCCCTCCGGGGCGGGCGTGCTCGTCGGCTCGGCGGGGAACGTCGTTTCGTCCGTTTCGGACGGCGCGTCCGTTCCGTTCGCGTCCTCGGTCCGATTCGCCTCCTCGGTCCGGTTCGCGTCGTCCGGTTCGTCGTCCCCGGCCCCGTCGTCGGCCGACCCGTCGTCCGTCACCCTGTCGGGTCCGCCCGCGCCGGTATCCGGGCCGTCGTCCGCGCCGTTCCCGCCGGGTGCCGACGGTGCGGTCGATGGCGGTTCCGCCGTCGTCCCGTCACTGGGCGCGTCGGGCGCGCCCGCGTCGCCCGACTCGTTCCCGTCCGTGTCTTTTCCGTGCGTGGCGTTGCGCTCCGCCGGGACGGTTTCCGCGGGCGGTGCGCTCCCGTTTGCCGGGCGGTCAGCGTCGCCGGGACCGGATTCGACGTCCTCGGGCGGTCCCGCGTCGTCGGGCGCGTCGGCGTGCTCGGGCGGGCCCGGGTCAGCCGACGGCGGTCCGGTGTCGTCGGACTCGTCGCCGCGCTCGGGCGGGCCGGCGTTCTCCGGCCCGTTCGCCCCGTCCGGCGGTCCGGCGTCCGCCGGGGCGGGCGTCTCCTCCGGCGGCCCACCGGCCTCCGGCGCGGTCGTATCGTTCGCTGCGTCGGTCCCGGACGACGGGGCGGACCTCTCGCCCGGACCCGCGTCGTCGGGGGCGTTGGCCTGCTCGGGCGGTCCCGCATCGGCCGAGGGCGGCCCCGCGTCGGAACCGGACGCGGCAGCCTCCGGCGGGCGTTCGGCGTCGCCGCCGTCAGTCGTGTTCTGCCGGCCTGTGGCCCGGTCGGCCGCGTCGGCCGAGTTCCCCGGGGAATCGGCCTGCTCGCCCGCACCACCGGCGGCGGCGCTCGCGCCCGTCCCCGCTTCCGTCCGCGTTCCAGCGTTGCCCCGCGTTTCGCCGTCGTTCGGCCTATCGCCGCCGCTGCCCGGTCCCCGCCGGTCGGCGCTCGCCTGCTCGGGCGGTCCGCCGTCGCCGGTTCCGGTCGCGTTCCCCGGCCCGGCGTCGTCGGATGGCCCGGCGTCACCGGTACCCGTGTCCTCGGGCGGGCCGGTATCGCCGTTGCCCCTGTCGTCCGGCGGTCCCCGGTCGTCGGGTGGTCCGCCCCCGGCTTCGGGCGGCCCCGCGTCGTCGGGCGGATCCGTCGCTCCCGCCTGTGCCGCGGCTACGCCGGGCGCGAGACAGGTCAGGACGACGACCAGCGCGACGGCGAGTCGGGCGGCCGCCGCGGTCGTCGAACGGGCGTCGCTCACGGTGTAAGGGCTATTGTCGCGCGGCAAATGTGTTATGGTGAACCGAACGAATAGCCGCGACTCCGCCCGCCGACCGCCGGGCGGACGCGGCGGCAGGGGACGATCCGCGACTCAGCGGTTCTCGCCCTGGAAGGTGCCGTCGTACGTGTCCTCGTGGTTCGCCGCGGCGAACACTATCTGGGCGACCCGGGCGTCGCGCTCGATCTCGATCTCGTGGT
Proteins encoded:
- a CDS encoding helix-turn-helix domain-containing protein, whose protein sequence is MSDARSTTAAAARLAVALVVVLTCLAPGVAAAQAGATDPPDDAGPPEAGGGPPDDRGPPDDRGNGDTGPPEDTGTGDAGPSDDAGPGNATGTGDGGPPEQASADRRGPGSGGDRPNDGETRGNAGTRTEAGTGASAAAGGAGEQADSPGNSADAADRATGRQNTTDGGDAERPPEAAASGSDAGPPSADAGPPEQANAPDDAGPGERSAPSSGTDAANDTTAPEAGGPPEETPAPADAGPPDGANGPENAGPPERGDESDDTGPPSADPGPPEHADAPDDAGPPEDVESGPGDADRPANGSAPPAETVPAERNATHGKDTDGNESGDAGAPDAPSDGTTAEPPSTAPSAPGGNGADDGPDTGAGGPDRVTDDGSADDGAGDDEPDDANRTEEANRTEDANGTDAPSETDETTFPAEPTSTPAPEGPTGPSPAGLGAGAVAVGAAARHGHGAVVHLSTAATPATTTPGAYQEVALRGMAGLYSRLDDAEPLDHDARAALHDAIATAPGTHLSAVCDRAGVPLSTARHHLRVLEAEGLVTSIKHRGRRRYFPAGADDRELAAAMADDAAATVLEALARTGPATVSTLADELDRDPSTVTHHLKRLDEDGLVARERDGRAVVNRLAPDVRTVLATPAADADAPRQSGSAD